The genomic segment AAGCCACTTTTTTTAATATATGTCAAATACActgaatattattattattattttatcagtaAAATACTAAACATTAtacttgtatttttatttatttttaattataatataatgagtttgggaaaaaaaatttccctccaaataaaaaattctaGCTCCGTTCCTGTGCATAATCCCTTTCTCGATGAAACGTTTGCATGGAAACTATGCCGGCACCGCCTAAGTCCGCCGCCATCTCCAATATTCTGTTGCGTCTCTTCTATTTCTGCGTTCTAGTGCTGCTCGCACGCTTTGCTTACGTTATCACCGTCAAAGGCCAATGTTGCGAATCCATCGACTTTTGTTTCTTCCCTCAAACCACCATCTCGGAGGCTGATGCGGCCCATCTCCGCCGCTCCCACTACGCCTCTGTTTTCCGAAACCTCATCACCGAAGGCTTCCTTTCCAAGAATTCTAATTCCCTCTGCATTGCAACTCAACAGGGCTTCGAGATTGATGCGTTGAAAGAAATTGGAGTTGCTTCTACTATTCAACTCGCTGAGGGGTTCAACCAGACATTCAAGAATCACACCTTCGATTTCATTTTCTCGCGCGGTGTCGGTTTGGACTGGATATCGAGACAGGTCCAGTGTGCTTTCGAAGTTTCAAGAATCCTGAAACCAGGAGGGTATTTCGTGGTACACAGCTGAATCAGCCAGTGATGCATACGGCTTCAACTCTTTGCTTCAATTAGTCGACACTTTTACATTGATTAATTCCCATGAAATTATCGATGGGTTGGATTCTTCTTTGAGTTGGGAACTTGTGTTTAAAAAGGATGATAAAATTTTCTCTCACACAGAAAAAGGGCAAACTTATAATGGCATGATTGATCGTGAATGCTCGGTTCCTAGGCATAAGCTTGAATTGATTGAAAATGCAGAGCCTTTGATTGAAGAGGAGCCTTTGAGACCTTGGATAGAATTGAAAAGAAATATCAAGAATGTCAAATATCTATCTAAAATGGTTGatataagttttaaaaatagGTACGTGTTTGTCGACGTTGGAGCGAGGAGCTATGGATCCAGCATCGGGGGATGGTTCAAGAAGCAGTATCCAAAGCAAGAGAAACCCTTTGAAATTTACGCGGTAGAGGCCGATAGTGTATTCCACAACGAGTATACATTGACGAAAGGTGTGACACTGTTGCCTTATGCGGCTTGGATTAGGAACGAGACACTGTTTTTCGAGATTTCTCGCGAACCAAGGCGAAAGAACAAGGAACGTCGGGGTCGAGGGATGGGCAGGGTTCGACCCGTGCAACCTGCTAGTAATTTCATCAGTGATTCGAACAAGATAAAAGGCTTTGACTTCGCGAAGTGGCTGAAGAGCAGTGTGACGAATAGGGATTACGTGGTGGTGAAGATGGATATTGAAGGAAGTGAGTTTCATGTGATTCCTCGTCTGATCGAGACGAGAGCCGCCTGCTTGATCGACGAGATGTTTGTTGAATGCCATTACAACAGATGGGAGAGGTGCTGCCCAGGAAAGAGGAGTCCCAAGCATCACAAGACATATGCTCAGTGTTTGGAATTGTTCTCTTCTCTTCGGAGGGTTGGAGTTCTTGTGCACCAGTGGTGGTGAGGATATATTTTGTATAGATCATAGGAGTAGTCGgagtaaaaatttaaatttcctcaacaaactttaaaaatattaatagaaatcaaaatttcatgTAAAGTCTGTAGTTATATGCAATCAGGTATGGGTCTAGGAGTAAGACGAACCAATAATAGTAAAATGACAAATATTTCATCGGTTATATTTAATTGAACATCTTATAGGTGTCGTTTTTGCATATTTCATTATGTTAATTTTAATCAATTATGAcataagtttaaattaaaaaGTCTGAATTTTATCTGTTTTAGTTATATTTATGCATATTATTTGCTCCTCACATGTTCGGTTGATTTGTAGGTGGACTTACTAAAAAAAGGAAATTATTGGCTAAACTACGAGGACGGCGCACTAGGGTTACCCACCTTAGTGCACAAGAGAAGATCAGCGACGACCTCACGCTAGGGCAGGTGTTTTTACCCGCCCTCAGCGCGCCTCGCTCGCGCTAGGGCGGGTGATTTCTCCTGCCCCAGCGAGCAAAAATGCAAGCAGGTCGCGCTAGAGCGGGTGTTTTCGCTCGGCCCAGCGCAATGCGATATGGAAATAATAGCAGGacgatttattttcttttgtggtGGATTTTTGGAGTGAAATAAATGACAGCAGCAAACTTAATACAGGTTTTTTGTAGGGTGGATTTGGAGTTTTGGGATCGGAAGAGGCACAGAAAAAAGCGGCCGAAAAGCAAGAAGACAGAATGAAGCAAGAGAACTCAATCGAAAAACAAGAACTTAATAAgcgtttttcttttttttctcttttttaatttgggattaaGGGGATCCTATCTCCAAATATTTAAGTTGTGAATTCTTTTGAAGATTGAATTTGGTAGCGTACTCAGTCAAACGAGTAATTTAATGGGAGCAGCCTAAACCGTGAAAACGGGGTTGTGGTCCAGGTCATTTCGGGGCAAGCGGATAATTTGTTTAGGCATActtgattatgttattgatgtttcTTCCAACTTTGGTGTATGATCAACTTCAAAGAGATTTTATGTGTTAGAATTGAAAtcgatgagagattttataacATGATATAATAACATAATTCATGGATCTACAAGTTAAATAGACATGTTTGATACATGTTGATAATCATAGTTCAATAGGTCGAAAGCTAGAGATTTTCATAGTTCATTAATACGATTGCATTTGTTAAAAACAGAATGACACTTGGTTACTGTATTTTGTTAATTAGATCAATATAACTCGATATAGTATATTGATAAACTAGGGAATTCCATCAAAAACATGACataataattgaaattcaaTCATTAGAAGAGATTCCGGGGTATGTAAACTAAGATCCTAACAATTGTTTgtttattaatttgatttatattatttatttatatcgtgtttgtaaattattttattagacCTTAAATTTAATGTATTACTTAATCTAATTTTCGTTTTAATTAACTAAAGAATTGTGCTTAAGTTAAATTTGTCTAATCAATATCTATGAGAACGATACGTGTACTTCATACATTATATTATACTTTAACTCATGTACTAGCAATTCATTCGAgcataaacttttattttattttatttgagatTTACTATACAAGAAAAGTTCGATCAATATCGTATATatgtttttaacaaaaaaatataaaaagaatTTGACGTTCCTTAAAATTTCAAAGTCTTCAATTATAACATCAATACAAATATTTTTAGGAATTTATCTTTCAATAAATATCATTAATGCATCCGAGAGAAAATTGTCTTCCATTTTACTTTGAACCCTAGTTTGGACGATATTCGTAGCTGAGAATGATCACTTTGTACTCTATAATAGATGTATGAACAGGAAGAGTAAGCATAAACACAATTTATGATAAGTAAAACATTCATGAGGTTACATGCATGTTAAGTAAAACCAGAACCAAATTGCATAATAGGATTCATCTCCAAAGTATAAGTGATTTGAAAATGCAATTAATCCGAGCCTCCGAGATATGACAAAAAATATCCTTATTCATTTCACTAGATAAAACAAACAAGACTAAAAAAACCAGAATTTCTTCCAAACAATGTAATATGACTCATCTTTCAATTCAAGATTATAGGTAGCATCAacaaatatttctaataaaaacaAGCCAGAAacgacaaaaaaaaaacaacttaaAAAACGTTGTGATTAAAATTTAAAGGAATATGCTTACTCGATTTTCTCTTGTTTTTTTCGCTTAATCTGCTTTTGAATAGAAAAATTTCACGATAAACTGCAATTGATCAAGAACCAAACTCACTTTTTCCTTCAGTTTTAGAGtaggtctcatgaatctttatctgtgagatgagtcatctaccaatattcacaataaaaagtaatactcttagcataaaaagtaatatttttttatggatgacccaaataagatatctgtctcactgaatacgacccgtgagacggtctcacacaaatttttgtcttagttttatttattatttatttgtgGGGCctttcatttatatatatattttctaaaaattatatatatatatatattgtaaaaaaaagttaaaattgGCCCCCCCTTATCCGTAAGGTTGATCTGCCACTGTAATCATATTACCATAAGTTTTAAAAACAAACCAAtttgttttttgaaaaaatcatgcataattcaaaattcatcaTTCCGATAACcatatataaattattacaaataatataaatattcaaaattcatcaatcaaatgtAAAAcagtataaataatataaatctttCTAATTTCATCAAatatcacaaaaaaaaaaaaaattctattcgCGATGGTTTTTCGTAAACCGTCGCTACAAATAGCAACGGTTTTGAAAATACCGTCGCTATTTGAAACATTGAGACGGTTCTATTCGTCGCTAAATATCGAGATGGgtcataaaaccgtcgctaattagcgacgaatCAAACCTCAcggtcgctaattagcgacagttgtATTAAAGTTGTCGCAATATATTCATAGCAactataaaccgtcgctaaatatagcgacgacgtaataaaaaccgtcgctatatcaGATCGGCGACAGGTTTTCTTAAACCGTCGCTTACTGCAACGGTTTTATTTAAgctgtcgctaatagcgacagcttaatttaaaacaatcgctattagcgacgggtAAAGCAAAACCCGTCGccaattttatataaatagtCGCATTTCCCTGCCATTTCCCTTCACCCCACTTCACACTTGcgtttaatttttctcctgtGAACGCTTTTAGTTTCAATTTGGGGTAAGGTTTTTGCGTTTCAATTCTTGGAAATTAATTTCTTGAGTGTttgtatatatcatgaattttTTTAGCTTGTAGTGCAAGTCGTTTTCCACCTGATTTTTTTGGATGTGCATAGCTTCGGCGCCTTCTACGAtcagattgtaagtttttttttatagatttgtacataatttaatttgtttttattatattttatttagaaattaaatattatatattaaatgtttaaatttttattaaaatattatataatttagtttatatcaattatcaacattaaaattattaaatttatctaCTTATGTTGTggaattttaattttagttaatgAGTAAATGATAGCGATAAATGAAATACATCTTATTTATTCTTTTGTAGGATAAAATGAATAACAATAGAAATTGGATGTATCGTCGTTTGGAGAATGGATTTCTAACGGCTGAATATTGTGTTGCTGTAGAGTCGTTTGTAACATTTGCACTTAGTTATCTTGAGTGTTTATTAAATGGAAATATTCGTTGTCCTtgcaattgaaaaaaaatgtcAGAACAAAATATATTTAGATGAAGATACCGTCAAGATACATCTCGGTCGTTATGGATTTGTACCGGGTTACTACAATTGGTTTTTTCATGGAGAGTCATACATTAATCCGTCATATCCTAATCTTAATATGGAAGTTCCTTCATCATCTTCGTTTCGTGTTGCACCACCAATTGCTCAAACTATCTTTCCGGATTTTTTGATGCTATTGAAGAAAATGTTAACTTTGGTTTTTTCaattatattgtttttcatagATTATTTACAAATTTGATGAGTTGAGTagattaattttcaaaatatgtacaaataaaaaataaaacaacacttttttttaatttttttaaaaaaccaaattagcgacggattttcaAAAAATCGTTGTTAATTTAGcgacaattattttaaaaacgtCGCTAATGTAGCGACGATTATTTTAGGTATTTGACAGTATCCTTAGTAAGACTCTAAGAAACACAAGAGCTCATATCTCGTAGTAGAGTCAACTAGCTGGTCGATTCGAGGAAGGGGGTAATAGTCCTTGGGACAAGCACAGTTGAGGTCCCGAAAATCTACACACATCCTCCACTTTGTCAAAGATTTAGGAATCCAGAAAATATTAGATAGCCAGCTTGGAAATCACACCTCTTGAATGTGTCCGGCCTTCAGTAGTTCCTCTACTTGTTCTCATATAACTACGTCTTTCCTGGTCCAAAGTATCTTTTATTTTGGACCATGTGTTGGCAATTACCCAACACATTCAATATGTGTTACATGATTTATAGTACGACCCCCATAAGATCGAAGGCCGACAAGAAAAAAAAGTGTTTATTTTTCTCCAAACATTTGAGTAGCCGACCCTGGAGTGGCTCGACTAGAGTTTTAAAAATCCTGACCGCATTGGATGggggaaatatgaaaaatttctCAAAATCTTCTTTAGTGGTAACTCGAGCAACCTCCCCGATTAAATTCAAATGGTCATATTCTCGTTGTGTAGGCTAGAGCACTTCCGATCCATTTTCTGATCACCCCTAACTTTTCCCACTACTCTTCCAAGTGGAAAGTTCAGCATAAAAATGACCATGGCCAAGTATGACATTATAAGAAGAAGGTGTTTCCACAACAATAAAACTTACAATTCGGGTCTTCCTTGTTTCTCATCCTCCTAGAGAGAGGCAGATTTATCGATCCCACATATTAACATCATGCCTCGTGAATCCAAACAAAGCAGTGGCTACAGTGCCATCTTGTATTTTCCCAAGTCCATTTGGTTCATAACATATTTGAATAAAACATTAACTCAGCAActagaataaaaaaatatccaagATACTTTATAAGTCTGGGCCTCATTCATGTTGATGTATTTTTCAGCTTTTGTTAATAAGTCTTCGAAATTGGTAGGTGGACTTTTTCACCAGTGACTTAAAAATATCCCCAGGTCTTAATCCTTGGATGA from the Primulina tabacum isolate GXHZ01 chromosome 16, ASM2559414v2, whole genome shotgun sequence genome contains:
- the LOC142529910 gene encoding uncharacterized protein LOC142529910, whose amino-acid sequence is MIDRECSVPRHKLELIENAEPLIEEEPLRPWIELKRNIKNVKYLSKMVDISFKNRYVFVDVGARSYGSSIGGWFKKQYPKQEKPFEIYAVEADSVFHNEYTLTKGVTLLPYAAWIRNETLFFEISREPRRKNKERRGRGMGRVRPVQPASNFISDSNKIKGFDFAKWLKSSVTNRDYVVVKMDIEGSEFHVIPRLIETRAACLIDEMFVECHYNRWERCCPGKRSPKHHKTYAQCLELFSSLRRVGVLVHQWW